The segment ttctgactttaatctcagaattctgtctataatctcagaattctgtctctaatctcagaattacatCTATAATCTcagtaatctcagaattctgtctctaatctcagaattacatCTATAATCTcagtaatctcagaattctgtctctaatctcagaattacatCTATAATCTCAGTGATCTCAGAATTATGTCTATAATCTcagtaatctcagaattctgtctttaatctcaggattACATCTATAATCTCAGTGATCTCAGAATtatgtaatctcagaattctgtctataATCTcagtaatctcagaattctgtctttaatctcagaattacatCTATAATCTcagtaatctcagaattctgtctataATCTCAGTAATCTCAGaagtctgtctttaatctcaggattACATCTATAATCTCAGTGATCTCAGAATtatgtaatctcagaattacgtctataatctcagaattctgtctataatctcagaattctgtctaatctcagaattacatCTATAATCTCAGTAATCTCAGAGTTcggtctttaatctcagaattcagatcTTGTTTAAACCTGAAATCTTTAGTTTTTCTTGCCCGCCCTCCAGTTGTGTTTTTCCTCAGTGGCCCTGCTCCTCTGTGGTCCATGTCCTCTTCAGGCCTCTGTAGTGAAAGTCTGCTCATAGTGTAACAGCAGATGTTTCAGgtcactctgtcctctctggagtctgtgctgctctgctgtTGGTGCTGCTGCTCGCTGCTCGCTGCGTGGTGGAGCATCAGGAGGTGCAGGAAGCACCCTCCTCTGGGATCTGCtctcagacatgtttgttttttatgatttggACACTTTATAATTCTAATCATTTGTTGAAAGCTTTCTAAAGCTtgtattaaaatatttttaatttcatgaacTTGTTTCTCCATCTCATCGTCTTCTTCAATCAAACACTTTCTTCTCCCCTCATGGAGGATTTCCAACGTGTCTCAAGGTGTTCAGAGATTCTCACAAGTCCATCAGAGTAACAGTTTAATGACACATAAATTCACATGTTTACAATAATATCTATGAAACCAGATTCAGTACGGTCTGAACTTCCTCTGCGCCCTCAGCAGAGCTATCCTCTGTTTGTCCTCCTCGAACTTCTTCCTCAGCTCGGCGATATCTgaaagaagaaagcagacgcAGTGAGCGGTTTCATCTGTTCTCTGTCGCCTCACACAcgtgaaagagaaacaaagccCAGCTCTTACGTTCTTTCTGCGTGTTCCTGTGCTGCCAGGTGTAGAAGTTCATGagctccttcctcttcttcttgttcgTCTCTTTCTGTAGAGTCCTCTTATTGGCTGCCTCGCTGTGGGGGCGGGCCTTCGTGCCCTTCTGTCCTCTTGTGACCTTCACCCAgccctcctcgtcctcctgctgctgctcggcCTCCTTCTTCTGCCGCTGCGCCTCCTGTGACAAAGAAAGATGACAAAGTTAAATCTTCACGGACTCTGTGTTTGGGGTTGGCGATGCTGGAGGAAGAGCTGCGGCGCGCTCACCTCTTCTTTCCGCTTGTCGTGGCCCTCCATGAAGGAGTCGACTTTCTGTTGCAGTTTGTCCGGATGAATTAAAGACTCTCTGTACGTCTGAATCCACTCTGAGGAAAGATACAGGATGGAGGATTAAAATCTGGTTAGTAAACTCCGCCTGTCTCACTGAAACAACCAGAGTCATAATGAGAGGGTTCCTTTGTTAGAATAAAGGCTGATTCAAATCAAACTAAGGTCCTTAATGAATCCTGTGTCCTCACTCACTCTGTACTCCTGTCATCACTGGACGCTGCTCTGTAGAAACCACCAGAGGAACATCATGTGAGTGTTTTTTAGCTGCTGTTACACCGGAGGTCTGACTGAACACGATGTAGCCCACTTTGAAACCCtgaaacaaacaacaggttagATTCTGACTGTAATTATGATGCACAAAACAGATACAGGAACTCTACAGAGGCCCCACACAGAACGAGTGCAGAAGAGCTGTTTTCTTTAGAtctagatgatgatgatgatgatgactctTATCTCAGAGTTATAAcagcacacaacaaacacacagatgagcTTCATTGACCTCATGAGAGTGATTATAACAGCATGGCACGTGATAATCTGACCTATCACAGTGTTTTATACATCTCaagaatgtttatttatttatttgtatttacttttttctctgtttattcttgtcttgatctttttctttgtaaattttctttaattctgtctttaatctcaatcTCAGAATTTGTTCTATTATCTCAGAACTCTGTCTATAatctcaatctcagaattctgtctttaatctcaatctcagaattctgtctttaatctcaatctcaaaattctgtctataatctcaaaattctgtctATAatctcaatctcagaattctgtctttaatctcaatctcaaaattctgtctataatctcagaactctgtctttaaTCTAAATCTCAAAATTCGTTCTATAATCTccgaattctgtctttaatctcaatcTCAAAATTTGTTCTATAATCTccgaattctgtctttaatctcaatctcaaaattctgtctttaatctcaatctcagaattcgttCTATAATCTccgaattctgtctttaatctcaatctcaaaattctgtctataatctcagaattctgtctataatctcagaattctgtctttaatctcaatcTCATAATTTGGTCTATAacctcagaattctgtctttaatctcaatctcagaattctgtctataatctcagaactctgtctttaatctcaatcTCAAAATTCGTTCTATAATCTccgaattctgtctttaatctcaatctcaaaattctgtctataacctcagaattctgtcttaaATCTCAATCtctgaattctgtctttaatctcagaactctgtctttaatctcaatctcaaaattctgtctttaatctcaatctcagaattctgtctttaatctcaatctcagaattctgtctttaatctcaatctcagaattcgttctataatctcagaactctgtctttaatctcaatcTCAAAATTCGTTCtataatctcagaactctgtctttaatctcaatcTCAAAATTCGTTCTATAATCTCagatttctgtctttaatctcaatctcagaactctgtctttaatctcaatctcaaaattctgtctttaatctcaatctcagaattctgtctttaatctcaatcTCAGAACTTTGTCTATAatctcaatctcagaattctgtctttaatctcaatctcagaactctgtctttaatctcaatctcaaaattctgtctATAatctcaatctcagaattctgtctttaatctcaatctcagaattcgttCTATAATCTccgaattctgtctttaatctcaatctcagaattctgtctataatctcagaactctgtctttaatctcaatctcaaaattctgtctttaatctcaatctcagaattctgtcttttatctcaatctcagaattttgtctttaatctcaatctcagaattcgttCTATAATCTccgaattctgtctttaatctcaatctcaaaattctgtctataatctcagaattctgtctttaatctcaatcTCGTAATTTGGTCTATAacctcagaattctgtctttaatctcaatctcagaattcgttTTATAATCTccgaattctgtctttaatctcagaattcgttCTATAACCTCAAAATTTTGTCTATAAtctcaatctcagaattatgtctttaatctcaatctcagaattcgttttataatctcagaattctgtctttaatctcaaaattctgtctATAATCTGAAAATTCTGTCtataatctcaaaattctgtctATAatctcaatctcagaattctgtctttaatctcaatcTCATAATTCGTTCTATAATCTgaaaattctgtctttaatctcagaattctgtctttaatctcataattcgtTCTATAATCTGAAAATTCTGtctataatctcagaattctgtctataATCTCAATCTCATAATTCGTTCTATAATCTGAAAATTCTGtctataatctcagaattctgtctataATCTCAGAATCCTGTCTTTAATCCCACATGTCAGATCTTGTTTTACACCCTAAATCTTTAGTTGTGCTTGCCCTCCCTCCAGTTTTTCCTCAGTGGCCCTGTTCCTCTTTGGTCCATGTCCTCTTCAGGCTTCTGTATTATTTGTCTGCTCATAGTGTAACAGCAGATGTTATCCACTCTGAGTGTAGACCAACCTGTTTAGAAGCTGGTCTGAAGAACTTGGACAGCTTGGGTCCAGACTCATGAGAGGAGCCCGGCTGGTCTCTGAGCTCCACAGACTCAACACTTCCAAACTGTGAGAACAATTCTGTGATCAcagcctgaaacacacagagacagaaac is part of the Notolabrus celidotus isolate fNotCel1 chromosome 20, fNotCel1.pri, whole genome shotgun sequence genome and harbors:
- the rrp7a gene encoding ribosomal RNA-processing protein 7 homolog A; the encoded protein is MAPSTKKHASVQPCIIPGGFTVLSIQFDSDSSAQHKLYIKEHKVRAEKSSHRPLDRTLFVLNIPPYCSEAVITELFSQFGSVESVELRDQPGSSHESGPKLSKFFRPASKQGFKVGYIVFSQTSGVTAAKKHSHDVPLVVSTEQRPVMTGVQKWIQTYRESLIHPDKLQQKVDSFMEGHDKRKEEEAQRQKKEAEQQQEDEEGWVKVTRGQKGTKARPHSEAANKRTLQKETNKKKRKELMNFYTWQHRNTQKEHIAELRKKFEEDKQRIALLRAQRKFRPY